In Rhizorhabdus phycosphaerae, the genomic stretch AAGCCGATTCGCAATGCGATGATGAACAGCGTGCAGGGCGTCATTGCCCGGCAGCTGCGGTTGAAGGAGATCGGACTGGAGCCGGACGGTAAGCTCGAGACGATCGCCCGCAGCACCGTCAGCCTCGTTACCGACGGCTTTTACGAGGCGATCGGCGACGGGCGCATCGGCTTCCACCGTGGCGAGATCGCCGAGCTTTCGCCGGGGCAGGCGCGCCTGTCCGATGGCCGCACCGTTCCCGCCGACGTCATCATCTGCGGGACCGGCTGGCACCAGCGCTGCGACTTCCTCGATCGGGAGGTTCTGTCGAAGGTCACCGACGACCGCGGCAATTTCCGCCTCTACCGGTCGATGCTCCCGCTCGGCGTGCCGGGGCTGGCCTTCAACGGCTACAACTCTTCCTTCTTCAGCCAGCTCAATGCCGAGGTCAGCGCGCTGTGGATCGCCAATATGCTGGTGGGGGGCCTCGTTTTGCCGCCCGAGGCAGAACAGCGCCGCTATATCGATAGCCGGCTCGCCTGGATGGAACAGCGCACCAACGGCAAGCACTCGAAGGGGACCAACATCATCCCCTTCTCGGTTCACCATATGGATGAGCTACTGGCCGAAATCGACCTGCGGCTGCCGCTGCTGACGCGCATTCGGCAGTGGTTCGTGTCGATCGACGCCGCCGAATATGCCGGCCTGCTGCCGCGCCTGCTCAAGCGCCACGGCCGCCCCCTTTCCACGACCAGCACCGGGAGAAAATGATGGGACAGCATGAAGGCCGCGTGGCCATCGTCACCGGGGGCGCCGCATCGATCGGCGCCGCGATCACCCGCAAGCTCCACGCCGAGGGCGCGACCGTGCTCGTCGCCGCGCGCAGCGTCGACAAGGGGAGGGCGATCGAAACCGAACTCGGCGCCCGGGCCCGCTTCGTCGCGACCGACATCACCGACGACGCCGCGCTCGCGGCGCTGGTCGACGCCGCCGTCTCGGGCTTCGGCCGGCTCGACATCCTCGTCAACAATGCGTGCAGCTATGGCGACGAAGGCCCCGCGACATCGCGGGCGACCTGGCTCGAGACGCTCAACGTGTCGGCGGTCTCTGCGGCTATTCTCGGCGAGCTCGCGCGCCCGCATCTGGCTGCGGCCGGGGGCACGATTGTCAATATCGGTTCGGTCTCGGGCGTGTTCCCGCATGTCGGCCGCTGGGCCTATCCGGTCGCCAAGGCTGCGCTGCGCCACCTGACCAAGGCGCAGGCGCTCGACTATGCCGCCGACGGCATCCGCGTGAACATGGTCACCCTCGGCCATATCTGGTCCGATCCGTTCGACGGGCTGACCGCAGGCGACCGCGCCCATGCCGACGCGGTGTCGGCCGATCTCAACCTGCTCGGCCGGGTCGCCGATGCGGCCGAAGTGGCCGAGGTGGTGAGCTTCGTCGCCTCGGCCGCGGCCAGCTACATGACTGGCAGCGAGACGAACGTCGACGGAGGCTATGGCGTCCTCGGACCCGAACGGCGTATCCCGCTGATGCCGCTGCTGTCGGGCGCGCACGGATGAGCGACGCCGACGTCGTCATCATCGGGAGCGGCATCAACGCGCTCGTCTGCGGATCCCTGTTGGCCATGAAGGGGCAGCGCGTCCTTCTGCTGGAACGCAACGATGTGGCCGGGGGCTGCATCCGGACCGAGGAGCTGACGCTTCCGGGCTTCCGCCACGACACGCTGTCGACGCTCTACCCGCTGTTCGTGACGTCACCCCATTATGCAGAGCTCGGCCCGGCGCTTGCGCGCCACGGGCTGCGCTTCGTCAACACCGATGCGCCGACCGCGCTGCTCCGCCCGGACGGATCGGCGCTGTTGTTCCGCACCGACCGCGAGGCCAATGTCGCCGCGCTCGATGCGGCGGCACCCGGCGACGGCGAGGCTTATCGTCGCGCGATGCAGGCGGTCGAGGCCGATGCGGGGCTGATCTTCGGCCTGCTCGGCGGCGAACTCTGGTCGTGGCCGACGATCAAGCTGTTGTTGGGCGAAGCGCGACGGCGCGGGCTCAAGGGGCTTGCGGCCTTCTTCGGCAAGGCGCTGCGCTCGACCCGTGGCTGGCTCTCGCAGGACTTCGTCTCGCCGGCCGCGCGCGGCCTATTCGCGCCCTGGGTGCTGCATGTCGGCCTTTCGCCAGAAAGCAGCATGTCGGCGCTGATGAACCGGCTCGTCCTCTTCTCGCTCGAAGCGGTCGGTGCGCCGATGGTCGAGGGCGGCAGCGACCGCATCGTCGCCGCCTTCCGCGCGCTGATCGAGGAGCATGGTGGCGCGATCCGCACCGGCGCCGACGTGCAGGCGATCGAGGTTGCGGGCGGCAAGGCGACCGGCGTGCGGCTGGCCGGCGGCGAGCGCATCGCGGCGCGGCGCGCGGTCGTCGCCTCGGTCACGCCGACGCAACTTTACGACCGCCTGCTCGCCGATGTCGACGTGCCGCAGCCGGTGCGCCAGGAGGCCGCCGCCTTCCAATATGGCCGGGGCGAGATGCAGATCCATCTCGCGCTGTCGTCACCGCCCGAGTGGCCCGACCCGTCGCTGGCAAAGGTCGCGATGCTCCATGTGACCGACGGGCTCGATGCGGTGTCGCGCGCGGTGAACGAGGCCGAGCGCGGCCTGCTCCCCGCCGAGGCGACGATCGTGGTCGCGCAGCCCACCGCGATCGACCCGAGCCGCGCGCCCGAGGGCAAGGCGATCCTCTGGATCCAGTTGCAGGAGCTGCCGCGTAACGGCGAACTGAAAGGCGACGCTGCGGGCGAGATCGCGGTGCCCGCCGACGGGCGCTGGACCGAGGCGGTGCGCGAGGCCTATGCCGATCGCATCGTCGACCGCCTGTGCGCGCTGAGCCCCGGCCTGCGCGAAAGGATCATCGGTCGCCACGTCATTTCGCCCGCCGATCTCGAGGCGCTGAACTGCAATCTGGTCGGCGGCGATCCCTATGGCGGGCTCTGCTCGATCGACCAGTTCATGCTGTGGCGCCCGCAGGCGGTGCCGAGCCGCCACGACACGCCGGTCAAGGCGCTCTACCAGATCGGCGCCTCGACCCATCCGGGGCCGGGGCTGGGCGGCATGTCGGGCTATATGGCCGCGCGGCGAATTGCTGGCTGACGAGAAGGGGGCGCCACGCAGATGTGGGACGGCCCCTTTCGTCCCTCGTGGTAGGCGAATATAAGTGGCCTGTCCGATAGCGACCATTGCAGACGTTAGGTGTGTTGCTAATCTGGTCGGATGAATGGGGGGTATCAGTCCGGCGGTTCGGCTGGTGGTCGATGGGGCTGTGCTTTGGCTGCATTGGTGGGCTTACCCGTGCTCGGCCTAGCCATTCTCGTGAGTGCCCTTGGAGATTGCGCCCCGGACACGCCGTGTAATCATGACTTGGATTGGCTTCTAATTTTAGCCGCGCTAGCTATAGCAGCCTCGGTCGGCTTCGGTAGTCGCGCTCTGATCAACTGGGCGATCCGCCGCTGTTCTCAAGGCCGCTAACCACCCCGTTGCGGCCATAGAAGAGCCTAACGCCGTTTTCCTAACAGCTGACATGCGGCTTTAGACATTTCGTCGCCCGAACCTGCCATTCATCCACCGACCCCATTGCGGTCCTTCACGCCGTTATCGGGGTAACTCGCATGCACTGGAGTGCCGACGCCATGCCGGTAAAACTATAAGCTGGGTCAATCCCGTCCACTGCCATTGTGAAGGTATCGAGATAGCCCCGATAGTTCCGTCCTTCCCAGCACCAGCCGAGCCGCCGGGCAACAATCGCTTGAAGCTGTTCCAGCGTCTGCCATCCCGCACGCGCATCGCCAAAAGGCTCAAGAGATACAATCACTTCATCTGTATCGTCATTCACCCGCAGGATCACTGCTGACGACCCCACTACCAAAGCGATCTCCTCGCATTCGAGCCTTCCGTCACTCAACCCGCGTACGCCTTTGGCAACCACCGCCTCCACGGTAGCGCCCTGAACTTCTTCCCAGTCGAATTGGAGCATGGTTGCCGGATTACACATCTGCAAAATCTAGCGGCGAGAAAAGCCGCTTTCCACCCCATCTCGGTCATCGCGGTCTGCGGGCGCTAGCATCGACATCTGACAGGCTGCTATCCTGCCCTTTCGGCCGAAAGCAGAATTCCCACTCCCGACCCCATGGCAGACTTTCGCGACAGCTGTTATTTTGCCACATGACCGCGCTAGCACCGCATGAAACCAGCCTCATAGGGAATTGGGTCGTTTTCCAAGGTCGAATGGTCGCCGATGCTATCTGCGATCGTATTTATTGGCTGGTGCATACGCAACTTGAGGCCGTAGCAGCGCGTGAAGCGGGCTGGACAACACTCTACCGTGATCCGCGAGATGGACGGTTATGGGAGCATAGCTATCCAAAAAGCGAGATGCACGGGGGAGGCCCACCTATGTTGCAATTCATCGACGAGACGGCATTCACGGATCGCTATTGCCCGATCTCCTCGTAGGTCCGCTTTCCACCCCATTCCTGTCATAGCGGTCTGATGGCGTGAGCGCCGGCAACTGACAGGCAGCTGACCACCCGATCCCGGCCGTTCCAGCCTTGGGCTGGAAGCGGCCGTTTGTGGGTTACGATCTGTTCTTGGAAGCCCGCCCTATTTGAGGTCTTCGACCGAGACCCAGCCCTTCGTGCCATAAGCATCGCTGACTTCGACGAAGAGGCCTTCGCGGCCGCCTGTAGGGGTGAGCGAGGTGCCGGCCCTGACCGCGCGGACCACCTCGGCCTTGGCGGCCTTCGCGTAGAGCTTGGTGTCGATGGCCGTCACATAGGCTGCGGCGGTCGTCATCGGGGTGACCGCCGTCGTCGCTGCCGGCTTCACCGCAACCAGCGCGGCCTTCTGCGCCACGACCGCGTTGAACGCGGTGACGAAGGCGGCGGCCAGCATCTGCCCATCCTTGGAATTGGCATAGCCGCCATTGGCATAGTCGCCATAACCCATCGACGTCATCTGCGCCTTGGCGGCATCGGCCCAGGGATTGCCCCCGATCCCGCCGAAGCCGCCGATCGAAATCTGCGACTTCGTCTGGGTGCCGCTGCCCGAGGCGATCGTCTGGCCGGTCGCCGGACTGATCACGCGCAGGCCTGCGGCGATCGTCTTCTTCTTGCCGCCGAGGCCGCCGAGCATGCCGAAAGCCTGCCCGCCGAATCCGCCCATGCTGCCGAGCAGCGACCCGGCCGCACCCGAGCGGACCAGCGCTTCGGTGGCCAGGCCCTTGGCGGTGTTGACGGTCTTGTCGATCTCTTCCTTGTCGCCCGCGACCGCGTTCACCAGGAAGTCGGCGGGCTTGTTGCTGCCGGTCGCCTGCAGCGTGAAGCAATTGCTCTGCACCGCCATCGCCGCGATCAGGTCGCGCGGGCTCGACAGGCCATATTTGGTCCAGCCCTGGGATTCGCCATCGACCACGGCGATGCTGCCGATCGGCGCATCACATTTGGCGAGCGCGACGGGCTCTTCCTTGGCGGCGAGCGCCGGCTGGAGTGCGACCGTGGCGAGCAGGGCCGCCGGAATCAGATGCTTCATGACATTCCCCCGTTGCAAGCGAGCCGCAGCCCGACCGCTCCGAGGTAAGCGATTCCCGTGCCCTGCTGGTCTGACGTTTCCTGAAATCCGTCCCACGCGAAGCCGCTGCGCTCTATTTGCCGGGAGTCTTTTGCTTCGCGGCGCCAGCATTGCTATGGCCCCCGCCAACCGCTCCCGCTTATTCAGAGATGTCCGTGACAGTTCCGATCGACCGCATCCGCAATTTCTCGATCATCGCCCATATCGACCATGGCAAGTCGACGCTGGCCGACCGGCTCATCCAGCGCACCGGGGGCCTGACCGATCGCGAGATGTCGGCGCAGGTTCTCGACAATATGGACATCGAGAAGGAGCGCGGGATCACCATCAAGGCGCAGACCGTGCGCCTCGACTACACCGCCCGCGACGGCAAGGACTATGTCCTCAACCTGATGGACACGCCGGGCCATGTCGACTTCGCTTATGAGGTGTCGCGCAGCCTGGCCGCCTGCGAGGGTGCGCTGCTGGTGGTCGACGCCGCGCAGGGCGTCGAGGCGCAGACGCTCGCCAATGTCTACCAGTCGATCGAGCATGACCATGAGATCGTGCCCGTCATCAACAAGATCGACCTGCCCGCCGCCGAGCCCGAGAAGGTGAAGATGGAGATCGAGGACATCATCGGCCTGCCCGCCGACGATGCCGTCCTCGCCAGTGCCAAGTCGGGTATCGGCATCGACGAGATTCTCGAGGCGATCGTCACCCGCATCCCCCCGCCCAAGGGCGACGCGGCGGCACCGCTCAAGGCGATGCTGGTCGACAGCTGGTACGATCCCTATCTCGGCGTCGTCATCCTCATCCGCATCGTCGAGGGCACGATCAAGAAGGGCCAGCAGATCCGGTTCATGCAGGCGGACACGGTCCACCTCGTCGACCGGGTCGGTTGCTTCCGGCCGAAGATCGAGCAACTCGGCGAGATGGGGCCGGGCGAGATCGGCTTCATCACCGCGCAGATCAAGGAGGTCAGCCAGACCGCCGTCGGCGACACGATCACCGATGCGAAGAAGCCGACCGCCGAGCCGCTGCCGGGCTTCAAGGAAGTGCAGCCGGTGGTGTTCTGCGGCCTGTTCCCGGTCGACGCCGCCGACTTCGAGAAGCTGCGCGAGAGCCTCTACAAGCTGCGCCTCAACGATGCTTCGTTCAGCTTCGAGGCCGAGTCCTCGGCTGCGCTCGGCTTCGGCTTCCGCTGCGGTTTCCTCGGCCTGTTGCATCTTGAAATCATCCAGGAGCGGCTGACCCGCGAATATGATCTCGACCTGATCACGACAGCGCCGTCGGTGGTCTATCGCCTGTCGCTGAGCCATTCGAAGAACGAGGATGCGAAGGTCATCGAGCTCCACAATCCGGCCGATATGCCCGATCCCAACCGGATCGAAATGATCGAGGAGCCGTGGATCGAGGCGACCATCTACGTCCCCGACGAATATCTCGGCTCGTTGCTGAAGCTCTGTCAGGATCGTCGTGGCATCCAGAAGAACCTGACCTATGTCGGCGGGCGCGCGCAGATCACCTATGAACTGCCGCTCAACGAAGTGGTGTTCGACTTCTACGACCGGCTGAAGTCGATCAGCCGTGGCTATGCCAGCTTCGACTATCACCAGATCGGCCACCGCGAGGGCGACCTCGTCAAGATGAGCATCATGGTCAATGGCGAGCCGGTCGATGCGCTGAGCATGATCGTCCACCGCGCCGCCGCCGAAGCGCGCGGCCGGCACATGTGCGAGCGGCTCAAGGATCTGATCCCGCGCCACATGTTCAAGATCCCGATCCAGGCCGCCATCGGCGGCAAGGTCATAGCGCGCGAGACGATCGCCGCCATGCGCAAGGACGTCACCGCCAAATGCTATGGCGGCGACGCCACCCGCAAGCGCAAGCTCCTCGAGAAGCAGAAGGAGGGCAAGAAGCGGATGCGCGAATATGGCAACGTCAACATCCCGCAGGAGGCCTTCATCGCCGCGCTGCGCATGGGCGACGAGGCGTAGGGCGGGGTTTCGGGGGGCTATTTGTCCTCCGGATCCCGGCCCATCATCTGCCGCCGTAAGGGGGCTCCGTTGGGTGCGGCAAGAATAGCGCGGAACAGCGCCTTCCTTGCCGTGCAGCGGTCGGGAGCAGGAGCATCCCACCGCTCCAGCGTCTCTGCAAATTTCGAGGGTTGCATTCCGGCATCGCGGGCGCCGTCCGCCATGACGTCGCCAGGGATTTCGAACCTGGCGAAATCAGGATCCGCTACCTCATGTGAAGCGGCTGGAGCCTGGAGCAGTACACGGCTGAGCAGGGCCTGTTTCTCACGTTGGAGGTCGGCAGCCGCTGCGTCGTCGGTATGGCGGCCTCGCAGGATATCGGCGCATGCACCCGGATCTTTTTTCCCGACGGCCTCGGCTTCCCGGAGCATCAACCTGAGATGCTCGTCGATGGTAGCGATGTCCGAGTGGACGAGGTTCTGGCTATACCGGGCGGCTATCGTGCCGCTGGCGGCGGCGAGAAGGTTGTCGGCGGAGCCGCCATCTCGACGAATGGCAAACCAGGATTTCTCGAGGCGTTCGACCAATTTGGGGTCCTTGGCCTCAAGTTCGGCAAGCCCATATTTTCCGTTCGACACGTGTCGGACGATGCGGCTGAGATCGTCGCGTCCCGCTTCAGGCAATGATGGCGGATCTTCGGCCCCGGTATAAATGCTGCTGGGCATAGGGAGGGGATCGGCCGGCATGTTCCGCTCCAATGCCTTGATTCCCTGCATCAATGCGATCACGACGATCATCGCGACGAGGCCGCGCCATCGTTGCCAGCCATGATCGACCGGATTGTCCCACAGGCTCACCCGGTACCAGTCGAACTGTTCTTCCAGATGGGGGTAGCGCGTCCGGACCAGGGCAAGGAGGTCGCGGATCTGCTCTGCCGGCACCTTGCCGCGTTTCGATTTTTCTCCCGCTGGTCGGGTCAGTTCGCTCCACGCCTTGTGTAGTGCGTGCTGCTTTGTTTTGAGCTGCCCGGCGAAGGCGTCCCCCTCGATCCTGCTGAGCAAAAAGCCAATTGCCGGAGAGCGCCGGAGTTCATCCTGAGCCGCCCAGCTGAAAAAATCCGCAGCCGGCTCGAACAGAATCTGCGATCGGGGCAGGGAGCGGGCAAGCGTCTCGGCGAACCATTCCGACGCCTCCGCATACCAACTGATGTCATGAAGGCGCGGATCTTCGATCAGCGCCGAAAAATGGCTTCGGAGTTGGTTCGATTCCTCGTTCGTCAGAGGCACGTCGCTGGGTTCCCCATTCGGGAACAGAATGTCGATGAGTGCACGATGATGAAGCAGGGTCGGATCGACAGGATCTTCAGGAGCCGGTTGAGGTTGTTCGTCGGAGAGACTGTCGCCGTGGCTCTCGCCTCGACCACCGGCGGTGTCGAACGCGGTACCCGTAGCCTCCGCATTATCGGACATCGTCGTCGCGATGTGCGTGGCGATTTCTCTTGCTGCCCGCAGGCGGGCATAGCTTTCGGGATCGGCATCGACATCAAGCTGCTTCAGCGAACGGGCATAGGCCCGGCGGATCGTCGAAAGATCATCGGTGGGCGCGATGCCCAAGAGGGTCCACGCCCAGCTTTCGTTCATAGGAAGCGCTCGCCTTCCAGGCTGTCGAGCCATTCGGTGAAGGCAAGGCGTTGTTCGGCGATCGTTCGGGGGTTCTGACTGTTCAGCGCCGATTCCCACAGCGTGATGTTTCTGCCGATCGCTTCGCGCGTCGCGCCGACGAAGCTTTCGTAGCAACGCGCCGCGCGCGCGCTCACCGCAATGTTCAGGGCTTCCTCGCGAGGGTGAATTTTCAGCGCGGCCAAGGCCTTGCGGCGTTCCGCCAAATCGGGCGGAACACCATCACCATCATGTTCGGTCAGCACGAGATTGCGCGTCACTCCTGTCTCCGGATTGCTCACGTCGATTTCGAGCAACCCATTCGAATCATAGCTGAAGCGGCACTCGACCACGACCTCTCCAGCCGGCTTCGGGGGAACCGGTATTCGGATCTCGCCCAAACGGACATTGCTGGTCACGTCGCGGGATTCGCCCTGATAAATGCCGAACATTAGCTCTCGCTGATTGTCGACGATCGTCTGGTAATAGTTCACCCGACTTGCGGGTATCGGGGTGTTCCGCTCGATGATGGGAGAAAATATTCCCTCGTACAGACGGCCCCTCTCATCGATCTGGGCATTGTCCACCCCGAGGGTGAAAGGGCAGACATCGGAAAGGCGTATTTCCTCCAGGGCCTTGTCGCCCATGAGGAGGCCGGCCTGAACCGAAGCCCCTAAAGCGACGGCATGATCCGGATGAACCGATTGGTTCGGAAAGCGTCCGAACATGCGGGTGATGGCTCGACGAACGACCGGCATGCGCGTCGCACCTCCGACGAGCACGATCTCACTGAGCTTGCTGACCTGGATATTGCTGTCGCGCAGTGACCTCAGCACCGGCTCCCGCAACCGAGCGAGAAGCGGACCGGCATGTTCCTCGAAGGCTCTTTCGCTTATCTCGCAGGTGAATGCTTCTTCCCCCTCCGTCACCGTAAACGACGCGATTGCGGTATCACTGAGCGCGCGGCGCGTGCGCTCGGCGGCTGCGCGGAGCTTTTCGCCCATCTCGTTTCCCGAAGAGGAGCGCAACTGCTTCCAGCGATCATCCTGTCGCGAGACGAGATCGATCAGGCAGTCGTTGAAGTCCTCGCCTCCCAGCCGGTTATCGCCCGCAGAGGCGCGGACTTCGACGATGCCCTCGAACATTTCCACGATGGAAACATCGAAAGTCCCTCCGCCGAGATCGAAAACGAGGAATGCCTCGCGATCGCTACGGTCATGGATTCCGAAAGCAAGTGCCGCTGCCGTAGGTTCGTTGAGGAGCCGTGAGACTTTGAAGCCCGCCAGTTCGCCGGCCCGTCGCGTCGCCTTTCGCTGACGGTCATTGAAATAGGCCGGAACGGTAATCACCGCTCCCTCGACCTCGACGCCCAGAAAGGCCTCCGCATCGGCCTTGAGACCGCGCAGCACGAGCGCCGATAGGTCCTCAGCGGTGAATTCTTGTTGTGGCCCCAGCTTCGTTTTCTGCCGGGTTCCCATATAGCGTTTGAAAGAGGTCGCCGTGTGTCGCGGATGGGTGACCTGGCGATCTCGTGCGGCAACGCCGGTCAGCAGTTCTCCATTCTCGCAGAGACTGACGGCGGACGGCGTGAGCACATCGCCCATTGCGTTGGGAATGAGCGTTGGCGTGCCGTCTTTCCACGCCGCTATCGCGCAGTTGGTCGTTCCCAGATCTATTCCGACGATCATCCGGCTTTTCCCCCAAGACTATCCTAGCCATGGTCAGGGCGTGGACAAAGCAGGCGCCGTCAAAAGAAAGGTCCAAATCGGATGGGGATGGTCTGGTGATGCACCGGGCCGAACTGTCGCACGGCTCTCGGCTATCCCTCCCGTCCGCCCTATGGGCGGCGGATCGCAAAAGCCCCTTTTCCGATCCGCCGCCCCGTGGGGGCTGGAAGTCCTCCCTGGTGTGCCCGGCCGGTCGGATCGGGGGGAGGACGACCGGCCGGGTACTCGTGCGCCGCGGCGATGCGCGGCCCGTGATGGTTGCTCAGTGCCGGCTGTGCGGCACCGTCTTTTCCGGCAGGCGCAGGCGTTCGATTTCGGTGGCGACGGCCTTCCACAGGCCGACGCCATAGCTGTCGCCATCGCGGATCAATATGCCGATCCGGCTCGCCACATAGCTGTCGGTCTGATCGCCGAAATCGTCGATCACCCTCCTGGCGAAGTCGCGGATCATACTCGTCTCCATTACGCTGCTACTCTTCTTGCCCTCCACGCCGGACATGGCCTCACACCAACCCTTCGGCGCGTAGGCTGCGCCAGCCGGTCCGGGCGATGATCAGATGGTCGTGGACGGCGATGTCGAGCGTCCGGGCGGCGGCAACGAGATGCGCCGTCGCCTTGACGTCGGCCTGGCAAGGCGTCGGATCACCCGACGGATGGTTGTGGACCAGAATCAGCGCGGTGGCGCCGAGTTCGAGTGCCCGCTTCAATATCTCCCGGGGATAGAGCGGCGCCTGATTGACGGTGCCACGCGACATGAGTTCGTCGCGCAACAGACGGTTGCTGGAGTTCAGGTAGAGCACCCGCAGATGCTCGATCGTGTTGTAGGCCAGGCTGGCGAACAGATAGTTGGTCAGCGCCTCGGAGGTCGAAAGGATCGGGCTCTCGCTGAGCCGCGTGCGCAGCGAGTGCAGCATCGCGACGCGCATCGCCACCAGCAGGTCGGCAACATGGCCGTCCTCGGGCAGGCAGGCGTGCAGTTGCGCGGGCTCTGCGGCGAGGATCGCCGGCAATGTCCCGAACTCGTCGAGCAATTCGTCGACGATGGCGCCGCCATGATCGAGCCCGAGCGGCTCGATGAGCGATTCTAATATCGCACGACATTCGGCCGCCGGACCGAAGCCCGCGCCCGTCGCCGGTGATTCCAGGTGCCCGCCGCTATGCCGACCAGCATCGGATAGGCCCAGAACTCCGCCGCCCATGCGTAGGGCAGCGCTGCGACCGAGCGATCGGCGAGTGTGGCCAGATGGATGGTCACTGCGATCAAATGGAAGGATGTTACCCATAGAGGCCAATATCGATCGCTATTGAGGGCGAGATTGCCGAACGCCGCGAGAACGAGCAGGTCCACGATGAAGATACCTGCCTGCGGCGTCTGCCATCCCGGATAGAAGGACATCGCTGCGATCACGGTGAGGATCGAACCTACAACCATGATCGTTGCGCCGATCCGCTCGGGCCAACCGCCCTGCCATCCCGCATAGGAGGCGACGGCGATCAGCACGAACAGGTAGAAGAGCTGGTTTAGGAGGGCCATGGCCCGACCGGATCATATCGGTTCCGGTCGGTCAAGCACGGCATGGCCGCTCCCGGCCAGGCTCTTCCCGATCAGGCGACTTCGGCGAGGTGGCGGACTTCCGAGTTGTACGGCTTGCCGACGAGACCACCCAGTGCATAGGTCTTGAGACCGATCTGGTCCTTGGTCGCGGCGAGCTCGCGGTGGCTGGCGATGATCTTGGCACGGGCCTTGACCAGCGTGGAGAAGCTTTCCGCCGCATATTCGAGCGCTTCCTGGCCGACTTCGCAGGCAAGGTCGGCTTCGGCGCGAGCGGAGGGAATGAATCCGGTGAGTTCGGCGGTGCGGGCGATCGCCTGGTCGATGGCATGCTCGGCCGCCATCAGACGGTCGGCGACTTCCTGGGCAACTTCGCGGCGCTTCAGAATGGTCTGGCGATTGAACATGTGCTGCTCCCTTCGCGCAGCCTGTCCGAGGCCGCGCGTCCCTGTCTGGCAATGATGAAAGTCCGGGTAGCGCTTAGGCCTGGAACAGGCGCTTCAGCGCATCGAGGCCGGCGAGAAGTCCGCCGAATGCAAGGGCCGAGGCGATGGCGATCGAAAGGATCCATCCCAGCCGTTGCACGATACTCAGATCATTACGTTCCCTCCCCGGGGTGGGGACGGGCAGGTTTACGAAGCCG encodes the following:
- a CDS encoding Hsp70 family protein, translated to MIVGIDLGTTNCAIAAWKDGTPTLIPNAMGDVLTPSAVSLCENGELLTGVAARDRQVTHPRHTATSFKRYMGTRQKTKLGPQQEFTAEDLSALVLRGLKADAEAFLGVEVEGAVITVPAYFNDRQRKATRRAGELAGFKVSRLLNEPTAAALAFGIHDRSDREAFLVFDLGGGTFDVSIVEMFEGIVEVRASAGDNRLGGEDFNDCLIDLVSRQDDRWKQLRSSSGNEMGEKLRAAAERTRRALSDTAIASFTVTEGEEAFTCEISERAFEEHAGPLLARLREPVLRSLRDSNIQVSKLSEIVLVGGATRMPVVRRAITRMFGRFPNQSVHPDHAVALGASVQAGLLMGDKALEEIRLSDVCPFTLGVDNAQIDERGRLYEGIFSPIIERNTPIPASRVNYYQTIVDNQRELMFGIYQGESRDVTSNVRLGEIRIPVPPKPAGEVVVECRFSYDSNGLLEIDVSNPETGVTRNLVLTEHDGDGVPPDLAERRKALAALKIHPREEALNIAVSARAARCYESFVGATREAIGRNITLWESALNSQNPRTIAEQRLAFTEWLDSLEGERFL
- a CDS encoding phytoene desaturase family protein, translated to MSDADVVIIGSGINALVCGSLLAMKGQRVLLLERNDVAGGCIRTEELTLPGFRHDTLSTLYPLFVTSPHYAELGPALARHGLRFVNTDAPTALLRPDGSALLFRTDREANVAALDAAAPGDGEAYRRAMQAVEADAGLIFGLLGGELWSWPTIKLLLGEARRRGLKGLAAFFGKALRSTRGWLSQDFVSPAARGLFAPWVLHVGLSPESSMSALMNRLVLFSLEAVGAPMVEGGSDRIVAAFRALIEEHGGAIRTGADVQAIEVAGGKATGVRLAGGERIAARRAVVASVTPTQLYDRLLADVDVPQPVRQEAAAFQYGRGEMQIHLALSSPPEWPDPSLAKVAMLHVTDGLDAVSRAVNEAERGLLPAEATIVVAQPTAIDPSRAPEGKAILWIQLQELPRNGELKGDAAGEIAVPADGRWTEAVREAYADRIVDRLCALSPGLRERIIGRHVISPADLEALNCNLVGGDPYGGLCSIDQFMLWRPQAVPSRHDTPVKALYQIGASTHPGPGLGGMSGYMAARRIAG
- a CDS encoding DUF6334 family protein, with the protein product MLQFDWEEVQGATVEAVVAKGVRGLSDGRLECEEIALVVGSSAVILRVNDDTDEVIVSLEPFGDARAGWQTLEQLQAIVARRLGWCWEGRNYRGYLDTFTMAVDGIDPAYSFTGMASALQCMRVTPITA
- a CDS encoding SH3 domain-containing protein → MKHLIPAALLATVALQPALAAKEEPVALAKCDAPIGSIAVVDGESQGWTKYGLSSPRDLIAAMAVQSNCFTLQATGSNKPADFLVNAVAGDKEEIDKTVNTAKGLATEALVRSGAAGSLLGSMGGFGGQAFGMLGGLGGKKKTIAAGLRVISPATGQTIASGSGTQTKSQISIGGFGGIGGNPWADAAKAQMTSMGYGDYANGGYANSKDGQMLAAAFVTAFNAVVAQKAALVAVKPAATTAVTPMTTAAAYVTAIDTKLYAKAAKAEVVRAVRAGTSLTPTGGREGLFVEVSDAYGTKGWVSVEDLK
- the lepA gene encoding translation elongation factor 4, whose protein sequence is MTVPIDRIRNFSIIAHIDHGKSTLADRLIQRTGGLTDREMSAQVLDNMDIEKERGITIKAQTVRLDYTARDGKDYVLNLMDTPGHVDFAYEVSRSLAACEGALLVVDAAQGVEAQTLANVYQSIEHDHEIVPVINKIDLPAAEPEKVKMEIEDIIGLPADDAVLASAKSGIGIDEILEAIVTRIPPPKGDAAAPLKAMLVDSWYDPYLGVVILIRIVEGTIKKGQQIRFMQADTVHLVDRVGCFRPKIEQLGEMGPGEIGFITAQIKEVSQTAVGDTITDAKKPTAEPLPGFKEVQPVVFCGLFPVDAADFEKLRESLYKLRLNDASFSFEAESSAALGFGFRCGFLGLLHLEIIQERLTREYDLDLITTAPSVVYRLSLSHSKNEDAKVIELHNPADMPDPNRIEMIEEPWIEATIYVPDEYLGSLLKLCQDRRGIQKNLTYVGGRAQITYELPLNEVVFDFYDRLKSISRGYASFDYHQIGHREGDLVKMSIMVNGEPVDALSMIVHRAAAEARGRHMCERLKDLIPRHMFKIPIQAAIGGKVIARETIAAMRKDVTAKCYGGDATRKRKLLEKQKEGKKRMREYGNVNIPQEAFIAALRMGDEA
- a CDS encoding DUF6961 family protein; protein product: MIRDFARRVIDDFGDQTDSYVASRIGILIRDGDSYGVGLWKAVATEIERLRLPEKTVPHSRH
- a CDS encoding Imm27 family immunity protein, yielding MVADAICDRIYWLVHTQLEAVAAREAGWTTLYRDPRDGRLWEHSYPKSEMHGGGPPMLQFIDETAFTDRYCPISS
- a CDS encoding SDR family oxidoreductase encodes the protein MMGQHEGRVAIVTGGAASIGAAITRKLHAEGATVLVAARSVDKGRAIETELGARARFVATDITDDAALAALVDAAVSGFGRLDILVNNACSYGDEGPATSRATWLETLNVSAVSAAILGELARPHLAAAGGTIVNIGSVSGVFPHVGRWAYPVAKAALRHLTKAQALDYAADGIRVNMVTLGHIWSDPFDGLTAGDRAHADAVSADLNLLGRVADAAEVAEVVSFVASAAASYMTGSETNVDGGYGVLGPERRIPLMPLLSGAHG